TTGGCTCAAGTGTTACGACTTGTTCTTTTTCTGCTGGGTAAGTGCTTCCTAAGAAACTACCACCGCGCTCAATACTCAGATCATCACAGTAAATCGTACCTGTTACTTTACCTTTATCCAGAATTTCGATGGCGTTTGCATAGCAGGTTCCTTCAATAAGACCATTTACTATGATCTTATCGGCATATATATCACCTTTTAAGCGACCAGAGTCGCTAACGACTAGTGTTTTTTCTAAACGCAATTTACCTTCAACAATACCATCCACTTGAATGTCACATGCTAGCTGGAGCTCTCCAGTGATGTTACAACCTTTTGCGATGACAGTTGTAGTTGAGAGCTGACTCGTTGCTCCACTTTGTTTATTAAAGATACCCATTTTATTTTTCTCTCTTTTTCGAAAATATGTTCAAAATTGTCCATGCTCCAATCAACAAAGGGGCGAGGGTTTAATGGCCTACCGACAAAACGAATTTCGTAATGCAAATGAGGTCCAGACGACAAGCCTGAGTTGCCTGAATAGCCAATCAATTCACCTTTATCTACAAAGTCACCACTGCGAACGGCGAACTTTTTAAGGTGAGAGTAAGATGACGTAATGCCAAATGAATGTTGAAGCCTTATAAAGTTGCCAGAACCTTTATTACTTGGCCTAACTGTCTCAACAACACCGTCAGCAGGGGCATAGATTGGTGTTCCTATGTTTACGGCAAAATCCAGTCCAGCGTGTAGTCGTATTTTTCCAGTTACTGGATGCTTCCGCTTACCAAACTGTGATGATTGGCGAGCATTCTTAACAGGTGCACCGTTCGGGAGACTTTCTAACACTGCAACCCTAACTGCGGAATTGATTGCAGCAACGTCTAAACGTGATTCGATTGGATCATGATTGTTAGCATTAACACCCAGTAAGTTTTCTAACTCACCTAAACGATCGGATACAGAGGAAAGCTTGGATTCTCTCTCATCAAGATCATGCTCAAGGTCATCTTTAAGCTGGTTAAGCGCATCCAATTCTTCATTTAAGGTGTAAGAGCGTCTTTCTAGCTCTTCCTGCTTGCCTTTCGCAAAATCAACTTCATTCACGAGATAGAATATTGAACCTAGCGTAAGTAATGAAACTGCAGCAGTTGCAATCACGGCATAACGAACGCGTTTCTGCGCTTTCATCCCCAAATGAAAATGTTTAGAACCGTTAACTGTTGATACTGAAATAATAATCCGATTCTTCATGGGGCGTCTTTATCTAAAAATCTCTTGATAGAGAAGCGACCACTATGAGGGGCAACTTAAATATAACTTTATGATAGAGCCGAGCGAGATATGAGCCAAACTCCGACATTCGTTGCCCAGAAGCTATAAAACCTGGGACTGGCATTATTTTGCAGCTAACGCCATGCAAGTTTTTCACGACTTGGCGTTATTGCAGAGCAATACCAAGATTCATTTTATGAATTATGGGAAAAGGATCGTGATTTGGCTTTATCGGTGACAATCAATATTACTGGTATTCAACTATTAGCAATGACCACGAATTAAAAGCAAAGTTAGAAAGTAGTGTGACTTGTTTTGCTCATAATGCTGTATTTGGATTAATGCCTGATAAGTTAGTAAGTCAGCAAGCAAAAGATTGCTGAATACTAACTTAAGCTCTGTAAGCAAGCGAGAAGCCAATGAGCTGGTAGCTCTAATAAACACTTATATTGAAGCACCATGCAAACTGAATATTTGCAGCAGTACTTAAACATAGGTGTTTATTACCTATTTTATGGTAAATGCGCAATACGGTTAAATGCAGCGAACTAGATAGCTATTAATTAGATTAAAGAGCAGAAAAGAGAGCAGAGACAAATCGGGTGTGAAATTATACCTACCTCAAATTCACATTTAACATAACTTACATAATGCGCACTGAGAGTGGTATTTTTTTAACATACCTGGATGCATTCTGAGTTAATGACGAAACCTATGATTTCAATACGTAAAAATCCTTTGGAAACAATTATCTATATAACATATTTGTGGTTTTATCAGTTTGTTGCTGTGGTTATCTTGCCTGCGCTTGATAAGTTTGTGCTTTGGTTCGATATCTAGTTTTGTTAATGACAATCGGTTTTAACTATCACCACATACTTTATCAATCGAAAAATAAAATCAAACTTAGATATTTTTTGCGAGGTACATCATGCTCCACGAATCGTTTGTTAAGCTGTTTTGGCGTTGTTTCGATGATATTCACCAAGGCGCGGCATGGTTTCATGTTCAGCCCGTCACGGTAAAACGTTGGTTATCTGGCTGGATGGACGTTAATCCGATGGCTGAAAAACTGCTGTTGATTCGCGTTCGTGGCTATTTGCCCGTCTAGTATTAAGAGATTTGACCCACTGGACGGGATTTCGTGTTGATGAGGAGCGCTGTGTGATTATCACGCCCGAAGGTCGAATGTTCAGCCCCAAAGAGCTGGATTCGATGGCGTTACGGTTTGATGAGTATCATCAGTTAAAGCGTATGTACGAGCTGGACTACATACCCGTGCGATCCAATGTGGTGACGCCGTTACCGTTTCGTGGTGGCCGCCGCATTAAACAGCCACAAAGTGACACGGTAACTAAAGAGAAAAAGAAGATGTATCGCGAGAAAGCCAAGAAGCGTTTGCGTCAACTTCCCTAGCCTTTGTCATATATTGGGAGTAACTCTTAAATGCATATTATGTTTTGGACTTACCTCATGTAAGGGTTGCATCGGACTAAAAACCAAAACCGCCGAGCGTAAAGCGTCACCTTGATGTTTTTGTTATACGGCGGCTTCATTTTTTCTATATTCTTCTAAATCGTATACGATTTGAATAAACAGGTCAGCCAAACCACAACCATATTTTTCATTGGCGCTTTGAAGTGTATTACATTCTTCAAGTGCTTCGTGTAGTTGTTCTAGTCCACCTGTAATGTCACAAAAATTAGCCCTTAAATTGCTTATGAGGTTTAACAACTCACCTTTATTTGGTTCATATCCCAGCTCATTAGCAAACTTATTTCTCATTCTATTTATTTTTTGAAGACCGCTAGCTGTTCCATCGTCAATTAATTCAAGAGATTTCAAAAAATTGATTTTCCTACTATGTGTCAGAGACAGAAAATGTTCCTTCAGTTTTATATCATAGTTTGATGCTATTTTTTCAAGAAGTATTTCAATTACCAAATGTCCAATAAGAAAGCCACTCAGTAAATCTGAGTCATCTATTTTATGGAATAAAAAATCTTCGTATTTGTTGCCATAATCAGGCATGAACTACCTCTTACATATTTCGTGTAGTCTTAGGCGGTTGAGTGTTAACTCTTAGCCGTATAACGCCTTGTTAAGTTGCAGCTAACCGCCACGAGACCCAAGCAAAGCCACCGTAATCACTAAACTCAACCAAACCAAAAATGCCACAGGTTAGCTGTCAGCTTGAACAATTTGTTAGGTTTTGGACTTCAAGATTGCATGCAGTTCAATTACATACCTACAAACTACCGGCTCTAACCGCTCAAAAGAAGCAGTTAAGTCTGTTAACTCTTCACCACATTGACCATGTTCTGGATAATTTTCTGCTAACTGTTGACTAATTACACCCTCATGTTTAATTGCATTATTTATCAACCGTAACTCGTTTACTGCATCGAACTCCGGCAGATTTTTTACCTCTTGTGGCAATAATTTCAGTAGTACATCCCAATTAGAGGCTTTTCTTGCGCTATCTGTAAGATTGAAAAATCTAACCAGTTCTTTGTGCTTAAGTTCAACCTTCTTATAAAGAGCCAAAATGCACAACTCGCTAGCCAAGTCGACAACACTAAACATATAATTTGCATCATCTTCAATCCATGAGCTGTGCATATACTCATGCTCTTTTGACATAAACTGCATGTCGTCGTGTACAGCACGTGCTTGTTCAATTTTCGAAAACTCGTTGTCCACAGCACTGGAAAAAATTTTCCTAAAGGAGTGGATAGTCTCTGTATCTAGAGTGGACATATGCCGCTCAATCAAATCTTCAAAAGATAAACTCAACTTACTCTCCTTAAAAACCTAACATTAGCATTCACGTATGCTCTGCGTGAAACCAGCTTACTAAGCAACATAAGTTTACCATCGAATGAATGTTATCACAGTGACTTAATCAACTATTCAAGACGTGAAATTCGCTTATCATGGCTCTCTAACATCTTCTTTATCCAAGCAATATCCGTTTTCATGGCAATCCCAGTGCCAAAAGCAGAGCAGAAACCCGTGGCCGCAGCCACGAGTATGGTTTGATATAACTCCATACTCGTTACTCTCCTACTTTTTCTCGTTACGGAACATATCCCACAGGCCAACCGCGAACGATGCGACCAAAGGAAATTTGCGCCCGTGACTATGAGATTAAGAGCTAAAATGCCGTGCGGTTGCTCGTATTTATGCTTTGTTAACTACGTGCCAAAGTGTCACAAAAATTGCCAGTACCTAATAACCATGCGATACTTCACATGTGCCAGTTTGACACTTAAGGAGATAATTATGGCTACAGCTCTACCTCGTATCACTGCTCGTGTAGACATCGATACTCAAGAATTACTATCGCAGGCTGCTGCTATTGCCGGTATGTCTAGTATTAATTCCTTTGTTCTAAGTGCCGCAGTTGAAAAAGCAAAACAGATTATGGAACGTGAACGAGCACTCAAGCTCAGCCAACGCGATGCAATGATGCTTATGGATGCACTTGATGAACCTGCAAAACCTAACCTGCGTTTAAAGCAAGCAGCAGATCGTTACAAGGATAAGACACAGCAATGAAGACGGTACAGTTAAACAAAAACAAACACGACCGTCATCGCTTTGATTGTGGTATTGATGCTCTAAACAACTATCTGAAAATAATGGCTAGTCAGCAGGCCAAAAAAGACAACACGCGTACTTTTGTTCTTGAAGATACTAATTGCGCAGAACATGTTGTTGGCTACTACACGCTAACTATGACCCCCATTGATTTGACATTATTACCACTCAAATTATTAAAGAAACATCAGAATGCAAGCTCTGGTGGGCTAATTGCACGACTTGCTGTGGATCAACGATACAAAGGGAACGGCTATGGCGAATGGTTACTGATTGACGCATTGAAAAAGCTACTAATGGCAAGTGAAACTGTCGCTTTTCCTCTTGTTATCGTCGACGCAAAAGATGGTGCCGAATACTTTTACGAAAAATACGGTTTCACTGCTTTTCAAGATACAGAAAACAAACTTTTTATAACCATCTCTGATGTCCGAGCTAGCATTAGCGACTGATCATCACTTTTTACGGTTAACTCCTGCAATAAGCTCCCCCACGCTACACTAGCAAATAACACCAAACTTCATACTCAACATCGGCGAATATCCATTATTTCCTAACAGCAGTATTAAAGTTACGTGTTTAGTCATTCGCATTGATAACCTTGGGTCTGGTTGATTTAATTAAAACGAGAACAGTTTGGTAACCATCGTCATGATACCTAAATAGAAAATCAATTTATTTAAATGCATTGCATATAGAAACGAGTAACAGAAGCAGGAATTTGGTTACCAAGTGTAGCGGTATAACGTGAAGATATTTACGGTAGGATTATTTAAAAGAGCCCAAAGTGTTTAGGCTCTTGATCGGTAGGTATTAAAGCAACTTACTTGTAGAAAGCTTCAACAGTACCTTTTAGCTTAATTAGAATAGGTTGACCGCGGCGATCCAACGCTTTAGGTGATGGGATTTTTACCCAACCTTCACTAATACAGTATTCTTCTACGTCAAAACGCTCTTTGCCGTTCAGACGAATACCAATGTTGTGTTCAAAACACTCCGCCACATGGTGTGGGCTGCGAGGGTTACCTGATAGGTGATCAGGAAGAGTTGGTTGCGATTTAGCGTCGTTCATGTCCGTAACCTGTAATAAATAAAAAGCTCGCTATTGTAGACAATATAGTTGTAACGCTCAATAGTCGTTGTAA
The nucleotide sequence above comes from Photobacterium swingsii. Encoded proteins:
- a CDS encoding bactofilin family protein, with amino-acid sequence MDGIVEGKLRLEKTLVVSDSGRLKGDIYADKIIVNGLIEGTCYANAIEILDKGKVTGTIYCDDLSIERGGSFLGSTYPAEKEQVVTLEPKEKATAKKMKSEHKAVNE
- a CDS encoding M23 family metallopeptidase yields the protein MKNRIIISVSTVNGSKHFHLGMKAQKRVRYAVIATAAVSLLTLGSIFYLVNEVDFAKGKQEELERRSYTLNEELDALNQLKDDLEHDLDERESKLSSVSDRLGELENLLGVNANNHDPIESRLDVAAINSAVRVAVLESLPNGAPVKNARQSSQFGKRKHPVTGKIRLHAGLDFAVNIGTPIYAPADGVVETVRPSNKGSGNFIRLQHSFGITSSYSHLKKFAVRSGDFVDKGELIGYSGNSGLSSGPHLHYEIRFVGRPLNPRPFVDWSMDNFEHIFEKERKIKWVSLINKVEQRVSSQLQLSSQKVVTSLESSS
- a CDS encoding DUF3297 family protein, with the protein product MNDAKSQPTLPDHLSGNPRSPHHVAECFEHNIGIRLNGKERFDVEEYCISEGWVKIPSPKALDRRGQPILIKLKGTVEAFYK
- a CDS encoding GNAT family N-acetyltransferase: MKTVQLNKNKHDRHRFDCGIDALNNYLKIMASQQAKKDNTRTFVLEDTNCAEHVVGYYTLTMTPIDLTLLPLKLLKKHQNASSGGLIARLAVDQRYKGNGYGEWLLIDALKKLLMASETVAFPLVIVDAKDGAEYFYEKYGFTAFQDTENKLFITISDVRASISD
- a CDS encoding type II toxin-antitoxin system TacA family antitoxin, with amino-acid sequence MATALPRITARVDIDTQELLSQAAAIAGMSSINSFVLSAAVEKAKQIMERERALKLSQRDAMMLMDALDEPAKPNLRLKQAADRYKDKTQQ